A genomic window from Glaciihabitans sp. INWT7 includes:
- a CDS encoding ABC transporter ATP-binding protein, whose protein sequence is MTAVIEVENLTKRYRGVTAVDAATFAVEENTICGLLGRNGAGKTTMMQLLTGQEFATSGSISIFGESPVENAAVLQNICFIKEGQRYPEDFRPRHVFASAPWFFANWDAEFAEQLIEEFRVPLNRRIKKLSRGQVSAIGVVVGLASRAPLTFFDEPYLGLDAVARQLFYDRLLGDYVEHPRTVVLSTHLIDEVSNLLEHVLVIDEGRVIIDEDAETLRGSATNVVGPKASVDAFLAGREILHRDGIGGLASATVEGFSAQDRLEATAAGLELAPVSLQQLIIRRTSSSEKEFEAAS, encoded by the coding sequence ATGACCGCAGTCATCGAGGTCGAAAACCTCACCAAGCGCTACCGCGGTGTGACGGCGGTGGATGCCGCCACCTTCGCCGTCGAGGAGAACACGATCTGCGGGCTGCTCGGCCGCAATGGCGCTGGCAAGACGACGATGATGCAGCTGCTCACCGGGCAGGAGTTCGCCACGAGCGGCTCGATCAGCATCTTCGGCGAATCCCCGGTCGAGAATGCCGCGGTGTTGCAGAACATCTGTTTCATCAAGGAGGGGCAGCGGTACCCCGAGGACTTCCGGCCGCGCCACGTGTTCGCGAGTGCCCCGTGGTTCTTCGCCAACTGGGATGCAGAGTTCGCCGAACAGCTCATCGAGGAATTCCGGGTGCCGCTCAATCGCCGGATCAAGAAGCTCTCCCGCGGACAGGTCTCGGCCATCGGTGTAGTGGTCGGACTCGCGTCCCGCGCACCGCTCACCTTCTTCGACGAGCCCTACCTCGGCCTCGACGCCGTCGCGCGGCAACTCTTCTACGATCGCCTGCTGGGGGACTACGTGGAGCATCCGCGCACTGTCGTGCTCTCCACCCATCTCATCGACGAGGTATCGAACCTGCTCGAGCACGTTCTCGTGATCGACGAGGGGCGAGTCATCATCGATGAGGACGCCGAGACGTTGCGAGGATCCGCGACGAATGTCGTCGGCCCGAAGGCATCCGTAGACGCGTTCCTCGCCGGCCGCGAGATCCTGCACCGGGACGGCATCGGAGGGCTGGCGTCGGCGACGGTGGAGGGATTCTCTGCCCAGGATCGACTTGAAGCGACCGCAGCCGGCCTCGAGCTCGCTCCGGTCTCGCTCCAGCAGCTCATCATCCGCCGAACCAGCTCGAGCGAGAAGGAATTCGAGGCAGCATCATGA
- a CDS encoding GntR family transcriptional regulator has product MDDSRPIFLQIAEQVENDIIAGLVAEVSQVPSTNEFAAFYRINPATALKGVNLLVDAGVIYKKRGIGMFVVAGARERLMSRRRDEFLVEFVRPLIAEASKLGITPGQLSSMIETSMFHTDGAGTGPVDREGTK; this is encoded by the coding sequence ATGGACGATTCGCGGCCCATCTTCCTCCAGATCGCGGAGCAGGTGGAGAACGACATCATCGCCGGTCTCGTGGCGGAGGTGTCCCAGGTGCCCTCGACCAACGAGTTCGCCGCGTTCTACCGCATCAACCCGGCCACCGCGCTCAAGGGTGTCAACCTGCTCGTCGACGCCGGCGTCATCTACAAGAAGCGCGGCATCGGCATGTTCGTGGTCGCCGGAGCGAGAGAGCGTCTGATGTCGAGGCGACGCGATGAGTTCCTCGTGGAATTCGTGCGTCCCCTGATCGCCGAGGCCTCGAAACTCGGGATCACCCCCGGGCAGCTCAGCAGCATGATCGAAACCAGCATGTTCCACACCGACGGGGCTGGGACAGGCCCGGTCGACAGGGAGGGCACGAAATGA
- a CDS encoding TetR/AcrR family transcriptional regulator — protein MTVAAPTPVIAAISPAGRAPAFADSHERIIEAGYRLFCRRAIRDVAMDEVVLASGVAKATLYRHFPTKDDLVLAILKRRETDWTFGIVDSGARSLSDQPEGRLLAIFDVFDGWFQRDDFEACTFVKVILEMGMDHPLGRASSAHLATIGTVVSGFAAEAGLTDPEEFARVWFILMKGCIVQAAAGDPRAARRARAMGELVIAANRAAVKG, from the coding sequence ATGACTGTCGCCGCCCCCACCCCGGTGATCGCCGCCATCTCACCGGCCGGCAGAGCCCCCGCCTTCGCGGACTCCCACGAGCGCATCATCGAGGCCGGCTACCGGCTGTTCTGTCGGCGAGCGATCCGGGATGTCGCGATGGACGAGGTCGTTCTCGCCTCGGGAGTCGCTAAGGCGACGCTCTACCGCCACTTCCCGACGAAGGACGATCTCGTTCTCGCCATCCTGAAGCGCCGCGAGACCGACTGGACCTTCGGCATCGTCGACAGCGGTGCGCGATCCCTCTCCGACCAGCCGGAGGGTCGCTTGCTCGCCATCTTCGACGTGTTCGACGGATGGTTCCAGCGCGACGATTTCGAGGCGTGCACCTTCGTCAAGGTGATCCTGGAGATGGGGATGGATCACCCGCTCGGTCGAGCGAGCTCCGCCCACCTCGCCACGATCGGCACGGTCGTGAGCGGTTTCGCCGCAGAGGCCGGCCTCACTGATCCGGAGGAGTTCGCCCGGGTGTGGTTCATCCTGATGAAGGGGTGCATCGTGCAGGCGGCAGCCGGTGACCCCCGGGCCGCTCGGCGCGCCCGTGCGATGGGCGAACTGGTCATCGCGGCGAATCGGGCTGCCGTGAAGGGTTGA
- a CDS encoding aminopeptidase P family protein yields the protein MADKNVSAPRATSNRSTVPVSDTFKQFISSEWAEHTESEPRSREQAAWAAARRARISALYAGKRLIIPAGAAKVRSNDTDYAYRAHSAFSHLTGWAGDSVAGSVLVLEPTDEGHTATLYFRKAAGRDSDEFYANPEIGEFWTGPRPSLAHVATDLGLLTADLAAFGGVLDAVDSDTIILRDGDRDLTDQIDGRRLLSADADSLENDADTEFARDLSELRLVKDDYEIEQMRRAVAATKMGFDDVIADRDAIVAHERGERLVEGTFNRRARAEGNAVGYDTIAASGPHACVLHWTRNDGAVVPGDLILMDAGIELDSLYTADITRTLPVNGRFSETQRLVYEAVLEAADAAFAIVRPGIRFREIHATAMAVIAAKTADWGFLPVSAEESLKPENQFHRRYMVHGTSHHLGLDVHDCAQARRDLYLDGVLEPGMVFTIEPGLYFQPDDLTVPEEFRGIGVRIEDNILVTEAGAENLSVGIPRTVDDVEAWLR from the coding sequence ATGGCTGACAAGAATGTATCCGCGCCCCGCGCCACTTCTAATCGCTCGACCGTGCCGGTCTCCGACACCTTCAAGCAGTTCATCTCGAGCGAATGGGCCGAGCACACCGAGTCCGAACCGCGTTCGCGCGAGCAGGCTGCGTGGGCGGCGGCACGCCGGGCTCGCATCTCGGCGCTGTACGCGGGTAAGCGGCTGATCATCCCCGCCGGCGCGGCGAAGGTGCGCTCGAACGACACCGACTACGCCTACCGCGCACACTCCGCCTTCTCCCACCTCACGGGCTGGGCCGGCGACTCCGTCGCGGGCAGTGTGCTCGTGCTCGAGCCGACGGACGAAGGACACACCGCGACCCTCTATTTCCGCAAGGCGGCCGGGCGCGATTCCGACGAGTTCTACGCCAACCCGGAGATCGGCGAGTTCTGGACCGGCCCGCGCCCCTCCCTCGCACACGTCGCCACGGACCTCGGCCTCCTCACCGCCGACCTTGCCGCGTTCGGCGGAGTCCTGGACGCCGTCGATTCCGACACCATCATCCTGCGCGACGGCGACCGGGATCTCACCGACCAGATCGATGGTCGCCGACTGCTCTCGGCAGACGCCGACAGCCTCGAGAATGACGCCGACACCGAATTCGCCCGCGACCTCTCCGAACTCCGCCTGGTGAAGGATGACTACGAGATCGAACAGATGAGACGGGCGGTCGCGGCGACCAAGATGGGGTTCGACGACGTGATCGCGGATCGTGATGCGATCGTCGCCCACGAGCGAGGTGAGCGTCTCGTCGAGGGCACATTCAACCGCCGCGCCCGCGCCGAAGGCAATGCCGTCGGCTACGACACGATCGCCGCTTCAGGCCCTCACGCCTGCGTCCTGCACTGGACCCGTAACGACGGCGCGGTCGTACCCGGCGACCTGATCCTGATGGATGCCGGAATCGAACTCGACAGCCTGTACACCGCAGACATCACCCGCACGCTCCCCGTGAACGGCCGCTTCAGCGAGACCCAGCGGCTCGTCTACGAGGCTGTGCTCGAGGCGGCCGATGCCGCGTTCGCCATCGTGCGCCCGGGAATCCGGTTCCGTGAGATCCACGCGACGGCGATGGCGGTCATCGCCGCGAAGACGGCGGACTGGGGTTTCCTGCCGGTGAGCGCCGAGGAGTCGCTGAAGCCGGAGAACCAGTTCCACCGGCGCTACATGGTCCACGGCACCTCGCATCACCTCGGCCTGGACGTGCACGACTGCGCCCAGGCGCGGCGCGACCTCTATCTCGATGGCGTTCTAGAACCAGGCATGGTCTTCACCATCGAACCTGGCCTCTATTTCCAGCCCGACGACCTCACCGTGCCGGAGGAGTTTCGCGGAATCGGTGTGCGCATCGAAGACAACATCCTCGTCACCGAGGCCGGCGCAGAGAACCTGTCCGTCGGCATCCCCCGCACCGTGGATGACGTGGAGGCCTGGCTGCGCTGA
- a CDS encoding general stress protein → MTNQSPLAPRGRLIPTLPKGDVLGTYDTYFEAQAVVDRLAKADFPVKQVSIVGSDLKTVERVTGKLTYGRAAGAGAASGAWFGLFIGVLFTFGGTGTVLQYVIAAIIIGAGFGALFGIAATAVTRRTRDFTSTHQVLASRYEIVVDPNLLTKAQDVLSRTS, encoded by the coding sequence ATGACCAACCAAAGCCCTCTCGCACCCCGCGGCCGTCTCATCCCGACCCTGCCGAAGGGCGACGTGCTCGGCACCTACGACACCTACTTCGAGGCCCAGGCCGTGGTCGATCGCCTGGCCAAAGCCGACTTCCCGGTCAAACAGGTCTCCATCGTCGGCAGCGATTTGAAGACCGTCGAGCGGGTCACCGGCAAGCTCACCTACGGACGGGCCGCTGGTGCCGGAGCGGCCAGCGGCGCCTGGTTCGGACTCTTCATCGGCGTGCTATTCACCTTCGGCGGCACCGGCACCGTTCTGCAGTATGTGATCGCGGCGATCATCATCGGCGCCGGTTTCGGAGCCCTCTTCGGGATCGCCGCCACCGCAGTCACGCGCCGCACCCGCGACTTCACCTCCACCCACCAGGTGCTCGCGAGCCGATACGAGATCGTCGTCGACCCCAACCTGCTCACGAAAGCCCAGGACGTGCTCTCGCGCACCTCCTGA
- a CDS encoding magnesium transporter MgtE N-terminal domain-containing protein, with protein sequence MSAARVFVARLAGCSVFDPAGDKVGRVRDVLVVYRQKEPPRVVGLIVEVPGKRRVFLSIGRVTSFVSGQVITTGLINLRRFEQRGGEVRVIAEMLGREVTLVDKSGGATIEDVAIEESGPGEWAVSELFLRRPKTSSSPFAKGQTVFSPWAGMRERSTGEAQSATQLLATYEDLLPADLANAMLDLPEQRMLEVAEEMSDERLADVLEEMPESEQVDILNQLDDDRAADVLDQMQPDDAADLIAQLSDERGEVLLDLMQPEEAEDVRMLLAYAPDTAGGLMTPEPIIVSADATVAEGLALIRRHELAPALGAAVCVTLPPYEPPTGRFLGMVHFQRMLRYPPMERLGTLLDQKLEPVKASASAAEVARTLASYNLVSLPVVDDNHRLVGVVTIDDVLDYLLPDDWRSHDDDPEPANADTSTIPVIASAGRRSPSGPSF encoded by the coding sequence GTGAGCGCCGCAAGAGTCTTCGTCGCCCGACTTGCCGGGTGCTCCGTTTTCGACCCCGCCGGCGACAAGGTGGGCCGCGTTCGCGATGTGCTCGTCGTCTACCGCCAGAAGGAACCGCCGCGAGTCGTCGGACTGATCGTGGAGGTGCCCGGCAAGCGCCGGGTGTTCCTGTCGATCGGTCGCGTCACGAGCTTCGTATCCGGCCAGGTGATCACCACCGGACTCATCAATCTTCGCCGCTTCGAACAGCGCGGCGGTGAGGTACGGGTGATCGCAGAGATGCTGGGCCGCGAGGTGACCCTCGTCGACAAATCGGGCGGCGCGACGATCGAGGATGTGGCGATCGAAGAGAGTGGTCCGGGCGAGTGGGCGGTCAGCGAGCTCTTCCTGCGCCGGCCGAAGACGAGTTCGTCCCCCTTCGCCAAGGGCCAGACCGTGTTCTCCCCCTGGGCTGGCATGCGGGAGCGCTCCACCGGCGAGGCGCAGTCCGCCACCCAGCTTCTCGCCACCTACGAAGACCTCCTGCCCGCCGACCTCGCGAACGCGATGCTCGACCTGCCGGAACAGCGGATGCTGGAGGTCGCTGAGGAGATGAGCGACGAGCGCCTCGCGGATGTGCTCGAGGAGATGCCGGAGAGCGAGCAGGTCGACATCCTCAACCAGCTCGATGACGACCGCGCCGCCGACGTGCTCGACCAGATGCAGCCGGATGACGCGGCCGACCTGATCGCGCAGCTCAGCGACGAGCGGGGCGAGGTGCTCCTCGACCTCATGCAGCCCGAAGAGGCCGAAGACGTGCGCATGCTGCTCGCCTACGCACCCGACACCGCCGGCGGACTCATGACACCGGAGCCGATCATCGTGTCGGCCGACGCCACCGTCGCGGAGGGCCTTGCGCTCATCCGGCGCCACGAGCTGGCCCCGGCGCTCGGTGCGGCGGTGTGTGTGACTCTGCCGCCCTACGAACCGCCGACCGGTAGATTCCTCGGAATGGTGCATTTCCAGCGGATGCTGCGTTACCCACCGATGGAACGGCTCGGCACCCTGCTCGACCAGAAGCTCGAGCCGGTGAAGGCGAGTGCCTCCGCCGCTGAGGTCGCCAGGACTCTCGCCAGCTACAACCTGGTCTCGCTTCCCGTTGTCGACGACAACCACCGACTGGTCGGGGTGGTGACCATTGACGATGTCCTCGACTACCTCCTGCCCGATGACTGGCGAAGTCACGACGACGATCCCGAGCCGGCGAATGCCGACACCAGCACCATCCCCGTAATCGCTTCTGCCGGAAGGAGGTCGCCAAGTGGCCCGTCGTTCTGA
- a CDS encoding DUF1003 domain-containing protein, with protein sequence MARRSDSLDTPKGLRNRFVPRMGGRDRVGRFSEGFARAMGTSYFLVGMTAFVVAWLAFNSYAPTGSQFDPIKTNFTLLTLILSLQASYAAPLILLAQNRQDDRDRVQFEQDRQRAERNLADTEYLAREVVSLRLAVRELASKDFIRAELRALLEELEKERKPDGAAG encoded by the coding sequence GTGGCCCGTCGTTCTGATTCGCTCGATACGCCGAAGGGCCTGCGCAACCGATTCGTGCCCCGGATGGGTGGGCGCGACCGGGTAGGGCGCTTCTCCGAGGGGTTCGCCCGCGCCATGGGCACCTCGTACTTCCTCGTGGGAATGACCGCCTTCGTCGTCGCCTGGCTCGCTTTCAACAGCTACGCGCCGACCGGCTCGCAGTTCGACCCGATCAAGACGAACTTCACCCTCCTCACGTTGATCCTCTCGCTGCAGGCCTCGTATGCCGCTCCGCTCATCCTGTTGGCCCAGAACCGCCAGGACGACCGCGACCGGGTGCAGTTCGAGCAGGATCGGCAGCGCGCCGAACGCAATCTCGCCGACACGGAATACCTCGCCCGCGAGGTCGTCTCGTTGCGATTGGCCGTGCGAGAACTCGCCTCGAAAGACTTCATCCGGGCCGAGCTTCGAGCGCTGCTCGAAGAACTCGAGAAGGAACGCAAGCCCGACGGGGCCGCCGGTTGA
- a CDS encoding Mrp/NBP35 family ATP-binding protein, whose product MSDAIGLDERVRDALSRVIDPEIRKPITELDMIGGVTSGPGGSVTVGLTLTIVGCPAADTIERDVREAAASVEGVTTVTVNVSIMTREQRTALTEKLRGGRSRELQFGPQNLTRIIAITSGKGGVGKSTITANLAVALAARGLAVGLVDADVFGFSIPGILGLTGAKPTKVGEMILPPINYGVKVISIGMFVEDNAAVSWRGPMLHRTIQQFLTDVYFGDLDVLLLDLPPGTGDVAISLGQLLPHADVIVVTTPQGAAAEVAERSATVARQTGQRVIGVIENMAGLVQPDGSVLELFGSGGGADVAARLSAGQDYPVPVLAAVPLSISLREGGDAGVPIVLSDPLDAASVAILSVADHLARGGRGLAGRKLGFTVT is encoded by the coding sequence TTGAGCGACGCCATCGGCCTCGACGAACGTGTGCGTGACGCTCTCTCCCGGGTGATCGACCCCGAGATCCGCAAGCCGATCACCGAACTCGACATGATCGGTGGCGTCACGAGTGGCCCGGGCGGCTCCGTCACCGTCGGGCTCACACTGACGATCGTCGGATGCCCCGCCGCCGACACCATCGAACGCGATGTGAGAGAGGCCGCGGCATCCGTCGAGGGCGTCACCACCGTGACGGTGAATGTCAGCATCATGACGCGGGAGCAGCGCACCGCTCTCACCGAGAAGCTGCGCGGCGGGCGGTCGCGCGAGCTGCAGTTCGGACCGCAGAATCTCACCCGGATCATCGCCATCACGAGCGGCAAGGGCGGCGTGGGCAAGTCGACGATCACTGCCAACCTCGCTGTCGCTCTCGCCGCGCGCGGACTGGCTGTCGGACTCGTCGACGCGGATGTCTTCGGGTTCTCGATCCCGGGCATCCTCGGTCTCACCGGAGCGAAGCCCACAAAGGTGGGAGAGATGATCCTGCCGCCGATCAACTACGGCGTGAAAGTGATCTCGATCGGCATGTTCGTCGAAGACAATGCCGCGGTGTCCTGGCGCGGACCGATGCTGCACCGAACGATCCAGCAATTCCTCACCGATGTGTACTTCGGTGACCTCGACGTGCTTCTGCTCGACCTCCCGCCGGGCACCGGCGACGTGGCGATCTCGCTCGGCCAGCTGCTCCCCCACGCCGACGTCATCGTGGTGACCACCCCCCAGGGTGCCGCGGCGGAGGTCGCCGAACGCAGTGCGACCGTCGCGCGCCAGACCGGCCAGCGGGTGATCGGAGTCATCGAGAACATGGCGGGACTCGTTCAACCCGACGGCAGCGTGCTCGAACTCTTCGGTTCGGGAGGCGGTGCGGATGTCGCGGCACGACTGTCCGCGGGGCAGGACTATCCCGTGCCGGTGCTCGCCGCCGTGCCGCTCAGCATCTCACTGCGCGAGGGTGGTGACGCCGGAGTGCCCATCGTGCTCTCGGACCCGCTGGACGCGGCATCCGTGGCGATCCTGTCGGTGGCCGACCATCTCGCGCGCGGGGGTCGTGGACTCGCGGGCCGCAAGCTGGGCTTTACCGTAACCTGA